AATCTTATTTAATGCGATTTTAGGTAATATTATAAAATTACGCACAAAATTAGGAGAAATATGTCATTTTCTATTCGTCGCATTTTTTCAAATCTATTTTTAAGTGCCGTTATAGAAAACTCCGAGTGTAAATTTTATGGACGTGTCTTTCGAAACGGCAAAGTCATAAATACTATAAATGCCAAATTTACAGAGATAGACCCCACAAATATCGACAAAAAAGTCTTTGATTATATAAAAAGATTAGAAAAATCATACTCAAATGTATATATTTCACTATTTTTTAGTGATGAGTCTCAAGGAGCATTGCCTACAACTAGACAAGATGAATACGAAAAATTTAATATCAACTCATTAAATTTAATGAGTATAAATATGCAGGATAACTGGAGCATATATGGCGATATTATGGCTATAAGAAGAGCTAAAGATACATTTGGCGATGATAGTGTAGATCTGATTTATTCACCGATCGCGTTGATGTATTATGAGCTTTTAAAACGTGGCATAAGCGATAAAACAACACTATATCTTTACAATCACACAGATTCTTTAACGCTTTGCATATTTAGCAATGGACAAATGAGACTTTCAACATTTTTTAAGATAGTTGAAAGCGAAAATACTCAGCCAAAAATGGAGCAAAATTTTAAAGAAGAGGACATAACAGATATAGACAATCTAATAGTAAAAGAGGAGAATGAGGCTGGTTCTGTAGATGAGTTTAAGAGCCTAGATGAGATGTTAAATGGCGATAAATTTAAAGAATTTGAAGATCTTGGCTATGATTTAAGCATGCCAGCTTCTGCCGATGTGGCTAAGTCTGTTGCGATATTTGGACGAGATATGAGCATGTTTAGATATATTACGATGGCTATTAAGGAGTATTACCATAATCCAATCTACAAAGGCGACTTTATCGAACAGGTTATAATACTCGATAATACAAAAATAAGTGCTACATTTATGCAATTTTTACAGTCTGAGCTATTTGTAGAGACATCTGTATATCCTATAAATACGCTTGAGATTATGAATGAACTTATGATTAGTGAGATAAAAATATGAGTTTTAGTTTTATAAAACCAGAGCCTAGAGCACTTTTTAGCTTATTTAGTAAGCTTTGGTTTGGGCTTATTGGCTTTGTTTTTGTTATACTTTGTGTAATAAATTTATTAATAGTATATAAAAACTACGCCCTATCTCAAAGCACTACAAATTTAGTTACAGAGCAAGGAAGACTAAGTGAAAAGATAGTTCAGATAGATGACTTAAGCACAAAATTAAAGACACAAATAGGTGTTGCAAACGACATCTACACGTCAAACAATCTACTAAAACAAAGTATCAAAAATCTCTTTGACTTAGTACCTGATAGTATAACGCTTGAAGAAATTTTCATGGATAAAAACTCACTAATAATACGTGGCATAACGCCCAGCAAAGATGTATTTAACCAACTTTTAGCATCGCCATTGCACTCCATTTTTACCACATCAAACACGAGCTTTTATCAGATAAAAAATGGATGGTATGGTTTTATTAGCACAAACAAGATTGATAACTCAGAGGGCTATAATGAGTAAAAAAGATACAAGCTTAGAAAATATCGATATAGCAAAGCTTTTACTTTATATACTCATCTTTATCGTCGTGTGCTTGGTTATAATATTTGCTTTTCTCGTGCCAAATATCAAAGAGTATCGCGGATTAACACGTGAAAATAACTCACAAATAGCGGCATATACCAAAATAAAACAGATATTTGATACAAAATTTAATACACTTGAAATGATAAAGGAGAGGGATAAATTTATCATCAGTTCATATGACGTAAAATTTAATAAGACTAAGTTTATAAACTTTGCTTCTACATATTTTAACGAGGTCAGTCTAAACGAAGTAAGTCCAAAGGATAGCAATGAAAGTTTCTTTCGCTATCAACTAAATGTTACAACATCTATGAATACACCACAAAAATTTTACGACTTTTTAGACGCTTTAAGTAAATACGAAAGTATCGTGCGAACAGACTTTCCTATAACTATGAAAGGCGAAAACGATAAAATTCACACGAGCTTTAATATTCGTGTTTATGGCCTAAAGTAAGTCTAAGAAGTTTAAAATTAAAGCTACGATCTAAATTTATCAAAAGATTTATGCTCGGATTTTTAAATTTATAAAAAAGTACTTTTAAATTTATTAAGTCTATTTAGATCAAATTTGATCTCATACAGATAGGCTCTATTGTGCTTTGGCACACTCAAAACTCGACACTTCTCTTTAAATTTTTTATCCATCACAGTCTTTAAGTATGGCGTAATAAATATAAACTCATCGCTCATACCAACTGCAATCTTACCGCTTATTACACCGCTATTTAGGCACTCTTTGCGTTGTGCTTCGCTCATTAAAACACCAAGCATTTTACAAACTTTATCGACACCGCGTACTGCATTTGCATTATTTAGTACCATATAAAACTGCTCTTGTAAATTTACGATACTAGGTTTTAACACCTCATTATCTATATCTAAAAACTCAAAGCTTTTTACCACACCATCACCAAACTCACGCAAAAATTCCTGCGAGAATTTATGACGGATAAAATTTCTTGTATATTTATACTCAAAGTTACTCTCATCTATAAAATACTCTACTTTACGCTCGTCTAAAAATGCCTTAAGTTTGCTCTTTGTGTGAGATAAGAGTGGCCGCACGATAGCGTATCTTTCCCTATTCTCAATTTCGCTCATACCAAGCATCTCGCTAAGCCCTGCCCCACGCCCAAGCTGCATCAAAAACCACTCAAGTCTATCGTCAAGCTGATGTGCTAAAAGCAAGTTTGTATAGCTATTTTGAATACAAATTTTATCAAAAAACTCATACCGCACAGCCCTAGCATTGCTCTCAAAATTACTCTGGCTTAGCTTTACATTTAGTCTATAAATTTGCTTTTTATATTTTAATGCAAGCTTTGTGGCAGCGTTATTTTCCGCCTTACTTTGCTCTCTATGATGATAATCAACCATAGCTATATCAAATCCAATACCAAGCTCATTTAGTATATAAAAAAGTGCTGTGCTATCTATGCCGTGCGAAAATGCCAATAAATTTTTACCGTCTCTTAGTCGTTTCAAAACACTACTTGAGAGCCATTTACAAAGGTTTTCGCACATTACTCGCCACTCCTACATCACCAAGTCACCGCTCATCACAAACTGCCTAAACTCGCCTTATCACACGTGCGATTAGTTTGTTGCTAACCGCGTCTGAAATTTGGCAAAGATACCTTCCGCCAACTTCAAGGTCACTCTCATCACTTTCATTGATTAACACTTCGCCATCTATATCTTTATCCCAAATCTCAAGTTTACCGCCGAAAAACATTTCGCCCTCGCTACTCTCGCCCTCAATGCTCACGATGAGTTCCTTTCCAACCTGAGCAGCAAAACTAGCCTCAATGTCTCTTTTTAAAATTTTCTCAACCGTGCTTAGACGTTTGGAGATTATTTTAGTTGGTACCTGTTTCATATTATACGCTGCCGTATCCTCCTCGCGTGAGTAGGCAAAGGCTGAAATTCTATCAAATTTAATCTCATCAAAAAACGCACAAAGCTCAGTAAAATCCT
This window of the Campylobacter anatolicus genome carries:
- the tilS gene encoding tRNA lysidine(34) synthetase TilS, whose amino-acid sequence is MKRLRDGKNLLAFSHGIDSTALFYILNELGIGFDIAMVDYHHREQSKAENNAATKLALKYKKQIYRLNVKLSQSNFESNARAVRYEFFDKICIQNSYTNLLLAHQLDDRLEWFLMQLGRGAGLSEMLGMSEIENRERYAIVRPLLSHTKSKLKAFLDERKVEYFIDESNFEYKYTRNFIRHKFSQEFLREFGDGVVKSFEFLDIDNEVLKPSIVNLQEQFYMVLNNANAVRGVDKVCKMLGVLMSEAQRKECLNSGVISGKIAVGMSDEFIFITPYLKTVMDKKFKEKCRVLSVPKHNRAYLYEIKFDLNRLNKFKSTFL